A stretch of the Aegilops tauschii subsp. strangulata cultivar AL8/78 chromosome 4, Aet v6.0, whole genome shotgun sequence genome encodes the following:
- the LOC109734541 gene encoding fatty acid elongase 3-like, which yields MAALVGDVAYWLAEHPDIVGFRWSPSGLWFSTWAFLLGFLATYVSLCLAADALLCRRKPLPLGPLPPAHALLMAAVSATIFAGTLLSAVAEIRDTRWSWRGRSRTTPLRWLFCFPPGVEMDAGADIVGGGGVSAKKCHVSS from the coding sequence ATGGCCGCGCTCGTCGGCGACGTCGCCTACTGGCTGGCGGAGCACCCGGACATCGTCGGCTTCCGCTGGAGCCCCTCCGGCCTCTGGTTCTCCACCTGGGCCTTCCTCCTCGGCTTCCTCGCCACCTACGTGTCCCTCTGCCTCGCCGCCGATGCGCTCCTCTGCCGTCGGAAGCCGCTCCCTCTCGGGCCCCTCCCCCCCGCGCACGCGCTCCTCATGGCCGCCGTCTCGGCCACCATCTTCGCCGGCACGCTGCTGTCGGCGGTGGCGGAGATTCGGGACACGCGCTGGTCGTGGCGGGGCCGGAGCCGGACCACGCCGCTCCGGTGGCTCTTCTGCTTCCCGCCGGGGGTGGAGATGGATGCGGGCGCGGAcatcgtggggggggggggggtttctgCAAAAAAATGCCACGTCAGCAGCTGA